The Streptococcus sp. VT 162 genome has a window encoding:
- a CDS encoding ATPase → MDKNKIMGLTQREVKERQAQGLVNDFTASASTSTWQIFKRNVFTLFNALNFVIALALAFVQAWSNLVFFAVICFNAFSGIVTELRAKHMVDKLNLMTKEKVKTIRDGQEVALNPEELVLGDVIRLSAGEQIPSDALVLEGFAEVNEAMLTGESDLVQKEVDTLLLSGSFLASGAVLAQVHHVGAENYASKLMLEAKTVKPINSRIMKSLDKLAGFTGKIIIPFGLALLLEALILKGLPLKSSVVNSSTALLGMLPKGIALLTITSLLTAVIKLGLKKVLVQEMYSVETLARVDMLCLDKTGTITQGKMQVEAVLPLTETYGDEAIASILTSYIAHSEDKNPTAQAIRQRFQGQVAYPAISNLPFSSDRKWGAMELEGLGTVFLGAPEMLLDSEVPEAREALERGSRVLVLALSQEKLDHHKPQKPSDIQALALLEILDPIREGAAETLDYLRSQEVGLKIISGDNPVTVSSIAQKAGFADYHSYVDCSKITDEELIAMAEETAIFGRVSPHQKKLIIQTLKKAGHTTAMTGDGVNDILALREADCSIVMAEGDPATRQIANLVLLNSDFNDVPEILFEGRRVVNNIAHIAPIFLIKTIYSFLLAIICIASVLLGRSEWILIFPFIPIQITMIDQFVEGFPPFVLTFERNIKPVEPNFLRRSMLRALPSALMVVFSVLFVKLFGASQGWSELEISTLLYYLLGSIGFLSVFRACMPFTLWRVLLIVWSVGGFLATALFPMIQKLLEISTLTGQTLPVYGTMMLVFTVIFILTSRYQARK, encoded by the coding sequence ATGGATAAAAATAAGATAATGGGATTAACCCAAAGAGAAGTCAAGGAAAGACAGGCTCAAGGTTTGGTCAATGACTTTACCGCGTCGGCCAGTACCAGTACTTGGCAAATCTTCAAACGAAATGTTTTTACACTTTTTAACGCATTAAACTTTGTTATTGCTCTAGCGCTGGCCTTTGTGCAGGCTTGGAGCAATCTGGTTTTCTTTGCCGTTATCTGCTTTAACGCTTTTTCTGGGATTGTGACTGAGCTACGGGCCAAACACATGGTGGACAAGCTCAATCTCATGACCAAGGAAAAGGTCAAAACCATCCGTGATGGTCAAGAAGTCGCTCTCAATCCAGAAGAGTTGGTTCTAGGAGATGTCATTCGTTTGTCTGCTGGGGAGCAGATTCCTAGTGATGCTCTGGTTCTGGAAGGATTTGCAGAAGTCAATGAAGCCATGTTGACGGGTGAGAGTGATTTGGTGCAAAAAGAAGTGGATACCTTGCTTTTATCAGGGAGTTTCCTAGCCAGTGGCGCAGTTTTGGCTCAAGTCCACCATGTCGGGGCAGAAAACTATGCTTCCAAACTCATGCTGGAAGCTAAGACTGTGAAACCGATCAATTCCCGTATCATGAAATCGCTAGACAAGCTAGCTGGTTTTACTGGGAAGATTATCATTCCCTTTGGTCTTGCTCTCTTGTTAGAAGCCTTGATTTTAAAGGGTTTGCCCCTCAAGTCATCTGTTGTAAATTCCTCGACAGCCCTTTTGGGAATGTTGCCTAAGGGAATTGCCCTTTTGACCATTACTTCGCTCTTGACTGCGGTGATTAAGCTGGGCTTGAAAAAGGTTTTAGTGCAGGAGATGTACTCTGTTGAGACCTTGGCGCGCGTGGATATGCTCTGTCTGGACAAGACGGGGACCATCACCCAAGGAAAGATGCAGGTGGAGGCGGTTCTTCCTCTGACGGAAACTTATGGTGATGAGGCTATTGCCAGCATTTTGACTAGCTATATCGCTCATAGTGAGGATAAAAATCCAACAGCTCAAGCCATTCGCCAGCGTTTCCAAGGACAGGTTGCCTATCCTGCGATCTCGAATCTTCCTTTCTCAAGTGATCGCAAGTGGGGAGCTATGGAGTTAGAAGGGCTAGGAACGGTTTTCTTAGGTGCGCCTGAGATGTTGTTGGACTCTGAAGTCCCAGAAGCTAGAGAGGCCTTGGAGAGAGGCTCGCGTGTTTTGGTCTTAGCCCTCAGTCAGGAAAAACTAGACCATCACAAACCACAGAAACCGTCTGACATTCAGGCCCTCGCCTTGCTGGAAATCTTGGACCCGATTCGAGAAGGAGCAGCTGAGACGCTGGACTATCTCCGTTCCCAGGAAGTAGGTCTCAAGATTATCTCTGGTGACAATCCAGTTACGGTTTCCAGCATTGCCCAGAAGGCTGGTTTTGCAGACTATCACAGCTATGTAGATTGTTCAAAAATCACGGATGAGGAATTAATTGCCATGGCTGAAGAGACAGCTATTTTCGGACGTGTTTCCCCTCATCAAAAGAAACTCATCATCCAAACCCTGAAAAAAGCAGGGCATACAACGGCTATGACAGGGGACGGTGTCAATGATATTCTGGCCCTTCGTGAAGCAGACTGCTCTATCGTGATGGCTGAGGGAGATCCGGCGACTCGTCAGATTGCCAATCTGGTCCTCTTGAACTCAGACTTCAATGATGTTCCTGAGATTCTCTTTGAAGGTCGTCGTGTGGTCAATAACATCGCCCACATCGCACCGATTTTCTTGATTAAGACTATCTATTCCTTCCTGTTAGCAATCATCTGTATCGCCAGTGTTTTACTAGGACGGTCTGAGTGGATCTTGATTTTCCCTTTCATTCCGATCCAGATTACCATGATCGACCAATTCGTGGAAGGTTTCCCACCATTCGTTCTGACTTTTGAGCGAAATATCAAGCCTGTTGAACCAAACTTCCTCAGAAGATCCATGCTTCGCGCCCTACCAAGCGCACTCATGGTCGTGTTCAGCGTTCTCTTTGTGAAACTATTTGGAGCGAGTCAAGGTTGGTCTGAGTTAGAAATCTCAACCCTACTCTATTATCTCCTTGGTTCTATCGGTTTCTTATCTGTATTTAGAGCCTGCATGCCATTTACCCTCTGGCGTGTTCTCTTGATTGTCTGGTCTGTAGGAGGCTTCCTAGCCACAGCTCTTTTCCCAATGATCCAGAAACTGCTTGAAATTTCGACCTTAACAGGACAAACACTGCCTGTTTATGGGACCATGATGTTGGTCTTTACCGTGATTTTCATCTTGACTAGTCGTTACCAAGCGAGAAAATAA
- a CDS encoding SAM-dependent methyltransferase, whose product MISKRLELVASFVPQGAILLDVGSDHAYLPIELVERGQIKSAIAGEVVEGPYQSAVKNVEAHGLKEKIQVRLANGLAAFEEADQVSVITIAGMGGRLIATILQEGLEKLANVERLILQPNNREDDLRIWLQDHGFQIVAESILEEASKFYEILVVEAGQMKLSARDVRFGPFLSKEVSPVFVQKWQKEAAKLEFALDQIPEKNLKERQVLVDKIQAIKEVLHVSK is encoded by the coding sequence ATGATTTCAAAGAGATTAGAATTGGTGGCGTCCTTTGTGCCACAGGGAGCCATTTTATTAGATGTGGGAAGTGACCATGCTTATCTGCCCATCGAGTTAGTTGAGAGAGGCCAAATCAAAAGCGCTATTGCAGGGGAAGTGGTGGAAGGTCCTTACCAGTCTGCGGTCAAAAATGTTGAGGCTCACGGCTTAAAGGAGAAAATTCAGGTTCGTTTAGCCAATGGCTTGGCAGCCTTTGAAGAGGCAGACCAAGTATCGGTTATCACCATTGCTGGTATGGGTGGCCGTTTGATTGCTACCATATTGCAAGAAGGTTTGGAAAAGCTAGCTAATGTAGAGCGTTTAATCCTCCAGCCCAATAATCGTGAAGACGACTTGCGCATCTGGCTACAAGATCACGGTTTTCAGATCGTAGCAGAAAGCATCTTAGAAGAGGCTAGCAAGTTTTATGAAATTCTAGTGGTGGAAGCTGGACAAATGAAGCTATCAGCTAGAGATGTTCGCTTTGGCCCCTTCTTGTCCAAAGAAGTCAGCCCAGTCTTCGTTCAAAAGTGGCAAAAAGAAGCAGCTAAGTTAGAGTTTGCTCTTGACCAAATCCCAGAAAAAAATCTGAAGGAACGTCAAGTTCTAGTAGATAAAATTCAAGCCATCAAGGAGGTGCTCCATGTTAGCAAGTGA
- a CDS encoding FAD-dependent oxidoreductase, with protein MKKVAIIGAGIVGATAAYYLSKESDLEVTVFDHGQGQATKAAAGIISPWFSKRRNKAWYKMARLGADFYVDLLADLEKSGQEIDFYQCSGVFLLKKDESKLEELYELALQRREESPLIGQLAILDQTSANELFPGLQGFDRLLYASGGARVDGQLLVTRLLKASQVKLVKEKVTLTPLASGYQIGEEVFDQVILSTGAWLGDILDPLGYEVDVRPQKGQLRDYQLTQDMESYPVVMPEGEWDLIPFAGGKLSLGATHENDMGFDLTVDETLLQQMEDAALPYYPALAEATIRGERVGIRAYTSDFSPFFGQVPELSGVYAASGLGSSGLTTGPIIGYHLAQLVQDKELTLDPVNYPIANYVKRVKSE; from the coding sequence ATGAAAAAAGTTGCCATTATCGGAGCAGGGATTGTGGGGGCAACAGCTGCCTACTACCTCTCGAAAGAAAGCGACCTAGAGGTGACCGTCTTTGACCATGGACAGGGGCAAGCAACCAAGGCTGCAGCAGGAATTATCAGTCCTTGGTTTTCCAAACGCCGCAATAAAGCTTGGTACAAGATGGCGCGCTTGGGGGCTGACTTTTATGTGGATTTGTTGGCTGATTTAGAAAAGTCAGGACAGGAGATCGACTTTTACCAGTGTTCGGGAGTTTTTCTCTTGAAAAAGGATGAATCCAAGTTAGAAGAACTCTATGAACTAGCTCTCCAGCGCAGAGAAGAATCTCCCTTGATAGGTCAGTTAGCCATTCTGGACCAAACGTCTGCGAATGAACTATTCCCTGGTTTGCAGGGATTTGATCGCCTGCTCTATGCTTCTGGTGGGGCGAGAGTAGATGGCCAACTATTAGTGACTCGTTTGCTAAAAGCTAGTCAAGTCAAGCTAGTCAAAGAAAAAGTGACTCTGACACCATTAGCATCAGGTTACCAGATTGGTGAAGAGGTATTTGACCAGGTTATTTTGTCAACGGGAGCTTGGTTGGGAGACATTTTGGATCCTTTAGGATATGAAGTAGATGTTCGTCCCCAAAAGGGACAACTCCGAGATTATCAACTTACCCAAGATATGGAATCCTATCCTGTTGTCATGCCAGAGGGGGAGTGGGATTTGATTCCTTTTGCAGGTGGGAAATTGTCCCTAGGAGCTACCCATGAAAACGACATGGGATTTGACTTGACGGTAGATGAAACCTTGCTCCAACAAATGGAGGATGCAGCCTTGCCATACTACCCAGCCTTGGCTGAAGCTACTATAAGAGGTGAGCGAGTAGGAATCCGAGCCTATACCAGTGATTTCTCCCCATTTTTTGGACAAGTGCCAGAATTGTCAGGTGTCTATGCGGCTAGTGGTCTAGGTTCATCAGGTCTCACAACGGGGCCGATCATCGGTTACCATCTAGCCCAGCTGGTCCAAGACAAGGAGTTGACCTTGGATCCAGTAAACTACCCAATTGCAAACTATGTCAAACGAGTAAAAAGCGAATAA
- a CDS encoding ATP synthase subunit beta, with translation MSSGKIAQVIGPVVDVLFAAGETLPEINNALVVYKNDERKTKIVLEVALELGDGMVRTIAMESTDGLTRGMEVLDTGRPISVPVGKETLGRVFNVLGDTIDLDAPFAEDAERQPIPKKAPTFDELSTSSEILETGIKVIDLLAPYLKGGKVGLFGGAGVGKTVLIQELIHNIAQEHGGISVFTGVGERTREGNDLYWEMKESGVIEKTAMVFGQMNEPPGARMRVALTGLTIAEYFRDVEGQDVLLFIDNIFRFTQAGSEVSALLGRMPSAVGYQPTLATEMGQLQERITSTKKGSVTSIQAIYVPADDYTDPAPATAFAHLDSTTNLERKLVQLGIYPAVDPLASSSRALAPEIVGEEHYAVAAEVKRVLQRYHELQDIIAILGMDELSDEEKTLVARARRIQFFLSQNFNVAEQFTGQPGSYVPVAETVRGFKEILEGKHDQLPEDAFRGVGSIEDVIAKAEKMGF, from the coding sequence ATGAGTTCAGGTAAAATTGCTCAGGTTATCGGACCCGTTGTAGACGTCTTGTTTGCAGCAGGGGAAACACTTCCTGAGATTAATAATGCACTTGTCGTCTACAAAAATGACGAAAGAAAAACAAAAATCGTCCTTGAAGTAGCCTTGGAGTTGGGTGATGGTATGGTCCGTACGATCGCCATGGAATCAACAGATGGTTTGACTCGTGGAATGGAAGTTTTGGACACAGGACGTCCAATCTCCGTGCCAGTAGGTAAAGAAACTTTGGGACGTGTCTTTAACGTTTTGGGGGATACGATTGACTTGGATGCTCCTTTCGCTGAAGACGCTGAGCGTCAGCCAATTCCTAAGAAAGCTCCAACTTTTGATGAATTGTCTACCTCATCTGAAATCTTGGAAACAGGAATTAAGGTTATCGACCTTCTTGCCCCTTACCTTAAAGGTGGGAAAGTTGGACTCTTCGGTGGTGCCGGAGTTGGTAAAACTGTCTTGATCCAAGAGTTGATTCACAACATTGCCCAAGAACATGGTGGTATTTCAGTATTTACCGGTGTTGGAGAACGTACCCGTGAGGGGAACGACCTTTACTGGGAAATGAAAGAATCAGGCGTTATCGAGAAAACAGCCATGGTATTTGGTCAGATGAATGAGCCACCTGGAGCACGTATGCGTGTTGCTCTTACTGGTTTGACAATTGCTGAATACTTCCGTGATGTAGAAGGCCAAGATGTGCTTCTCTTTATCGACAATATCTTCCGTTTCACTCAAGCTGGTTCAGAAGTATCTGCCCTTTTGGGTCGGATGCCTTCAGCCGTTGGTTACCAACCAACACTTGCTACGGAAATGGGTCAATTGCAAGAACGTATCACATCAACTAAGAAGGGTTCTGTAACCTCTATCCAGGCTATCTATGTGCCAGCGGATGACTACACTGACCCTGCGCCAGCAACAGCTTTCGCTCACTTGGATTCAACAACAAACTTGGAACGTAAGTTGGTACAGTTGGGTATCTACCCGGCCGTTGACCCTCTAGCTTCAAGCTCACGCGCCTTGGCACCTGAGATTGTTGGTGAGGAGCACTACGCAGTTGCTGCTGAGGTTAAACGTGTCCTTCAACGTTACCATGAATTGCAAGATATCATTGCTATCCTTGGTATGGATGAACTTTCTGATGAAGAAAAGACTTTGGTTGCACGTGCCCGTCGTATCCAGTTCTTCTTGTCTCAAAACTTTAACGTTGCAGAACAATTTACTGGTCAACCTGGTTCTTATGTGCCAGTAGCGGAAACAGTTCGTGGCTTTAAGGAAATCCTTGAAGGAAAACATGACCAGTTACCAGAAGATGCCTTCCGTGGTGTCGGTTCAATCGAAGACGTCATTGCTAAGGCAGAAAAAATGGGATTTTAA